GCGACTTCATCCAGGCGGCCATGGACACGTTCATCCGAGGCGTGAAGCTGGGCCAGCCGAGGTGGCTCAGCGACCAGTCCTGTGAGGTGCCGGCCGAGGTGACCGTCTCGCGGCTGATCCAGGAGATCAAGCAAGTCCACGCCCGGCACTACAAGGGTGACCGGATCAAGGGTCACGACATCGAGCACATGAATCAGCACGTTCGGACGGAGGTCATCAAGGTCGTGGGCACCGGCGCCCCGCGCCCGGATCTGCCGCCGAACCTGCCGGCCGGCGTCGAACAAGTGATCGAGAAGGGTCCTCCTCCCCCGCCGACCCCGCCGCTCCCGCCGCTCTGGCAGAAACTGGGTCCTCAGGCCCGGATGATGGCTGTCCGGGCGGCCCGACTCGTCGCCTTGAGGAATCTCGCCGAGCGGATTGGCGGCCTGCGGGTCACCTCGAACACCCTGGTTCGCGATTTCGTGACCCAGTCGGACGAGATCACCGCCGTCACCGAGCAGATGTTGGTCGGGTTCAAGGTCACCTGCGAGTACCTCCATTCCAACGAACCGATCGCCGAGGTCACGATCGAGGTGCCGATGGAGTCGGTGATCAACGTGATCAAGGAGCTGCACAGCCGCAGCATCCAGGGAGACCGCATCAAGGGAACGGACGTCACCGAGGTGACCAAGCAAATCCAGCGCCAGGTCTTCGAGGCCTCCGGCATGGGTATACCCCCGCCGCAGTGCGTGAAGCAGGCGGAGGCCGCGTTGCAGACCACCTATCCTCCGTGGGCGACCGGGTGGATCACGATGGACGGCCAAGGCATGGCTCCGAATGACAAGCGGGGCACGCCGCAGGGCAGACTGCTCGCGGCCCGGGCCGCGGAACTGGAGGCCAAACGCAAGCTGGCGGAACACGTGATGGGCCTGCGCATCGAATCGAACCTCGTGGTCGAGGACTTCATCGCCCAGCACGACGAAATCCGGAGTTCGGTCGATGCGGTGATCGTGAACTCGCGGGTCGAAAGGACGACCTTCGACGGCGACATCGCCACGGTGACGGTGGTCGTTCCGGGCATGCAGGTCTGGGAACTGATTGACGGACGGATGCGGGCCGGCCAGGGCGGCTAGTCGGCAAACGGGACGGACGGTCGAGCAGGAAGGAGAGTCTGACATGCAGCGTTTCACGATCGCCCTGGCGTTGGCGGTCCCGGCCTGGACACTGGCCACCTTGACCGGCTGCGGGAGCGAAGTTCGGAGCTACCAGAGCAGCGAGCGAATTGAGCAGGCCGAGCCGAGGATGGTATCTCCCGGCAGCGAAGCGCTGGTGCCTGATCGCGTTGAGCAGACTGAACCGAGGATGGTGTCGCCGGGGACGGAGGTTCTGGTGCCCGACCGAGTGGAATGACTCGGGCAGTTGACGCGTGGTCAGCGACGGCGTGGGGCGGGTGTTGGCGAGCGGCCGGCACCCGCGTTTTCATGCGCCGGCGGCTGGAGTATGATGCGATCATGTCGGTTTCCGGGTCCATGGTTGACCGCTCTCGGCAGAACTCTGGGGCTGAGGGCCGGTCGGGGTGTGGGCGTGTCGTCGCCCTGAGCCTGCTGGGCTGGGCCGCCCTGGTCATGGTCGGCACCGTGGCCCTGGCACAGGAGCCGGAGAGCCAGCCGGCCAGCGTCGCCCAGAGGGCGAGTGACCAGGCGTTCCAGCAGCTGGTCGACGAAGTCATGGCCATCCACCTGGCGGGTGGATGGACCGTGGGTGGCCTGCTTGGCGTGGTGCCCGACGCCGATCGCGGACTCCGAGAGAGCCTTTTGGAATCCCGGGTAGAGCGCCGGGCCAGGCCCCTTCCAGGGAACCTGGTCGAGGTCGAGGTCTCGCTGCCGATGGAGCGGCTGGCGGAGATGCTCCAGGACATTGCCGCCCGGTTCTTTCCGAAGGCGGACCGGTCGGTGGTCGAGATCGAGAGCCGCGGCCGGGCGCGTCTCGCGGGCGTCGGCCGGGTCAGGGCTGACGGGAGCGCGGTCGGGCTGCCGGTCGGGTGGCGGCACTGCGACGAGCACCAGTTGGCCCTGGTTCGAGCGGCGGCGGAGACCGATCTGCGGCAGCATCTGCTGGAGCGTATGGGGCAGTGGCGACTGACGCCGACGCAGACCGTGGGGCAGTTGTGGGGCCGGTTTCCGGCGTTTCGCCGGGCGGTTGGGCGGCGGGTTTGCGCCGTGGCGTTGCCCAAGGCGGTCTATGAGCCGGCAGGCATCTGTCGCGTGTCGGACGAGATCGGCCGGACCGACGTGCTCCAGATCCTGATCCGAGGGGCGGAGGACTCGGGCGATCCGATCGAGGCGGATCTGACGCGGGCGGTGGACCCGGAGTTCCAGGATCCGCTGATTCTGGACGGGTTTGCGGTCGCCCCGGGGATCGCGTGGAGTCTGGCGGGGGCGACCGAGGTTGAGTCGATGACCGGGCGGCCGGTCTGGGTGGAGCGCACGCTGAGCGTCAAGGTCACGGGTCAGCCGCCGGTGAACGTCGCCGGTCGCGAGATCCGGCGCCGGCTGGCGGCGGGGGCTGCCGGGATCGAGGCCAGGCGCCAGCTCTGGCTTCAGATCGAGCAGTTACCTCTTCCAGGTGGCATAGCCCTCGATGGCCTGCTCGCCCACCTGGGCAGGCCGGCGGACGCGCTGTTGGCCATCGAGAACGCCATTCAGCAGACCGAGGGGCCGAGCTTCGACGAGCAGGACAATGCCACGGTCGCGTTCACCGCCCGGCTGGACATTGTCTGGGAGGTAGTCCGAGGCATCTGGCCCGCCAAGGACGCTGGTCGCAAGGCCGGTTGACAAGCCCCCCTGCCCGGCTAGCATGGTTCGCCGGCGACGCGAAGCACCCGCCGAGTGCTTGATTTCACGACTGATGATCGAACGATCGAGGAGGATCGATGGCCGGTTTGAAGGTACGCCAGGACGCATGTGATCTGGACTTTCTTGCCCTTGGGGCGGTGGTTCATCGGCTTGATCCCGGGGTGATTCCGTTCCGCAAGGCCCGCTCGGTGGCCATTCACGTCTCTGGTGGGGAGTACAACGTGGCGGCCGGGCTTGCGGACTGCTTCCGGCTGCGGACGGGGATTGCGACGGCGATGGTCGACTACGGGATCGGCGAGTTGGTCCAGGGCCGGGTGCGTGAGATGGGGGTCAAGCCGTTCTACAAGTGGTTCGAGCACGACGGCGTGCGTGGGCCGAACATCGCGACGGTGTACAGTGACCGCGGCCAGGGTGTTCGCCCGCCGGTGGTGTTCTACAACCGCTCGAACGAAGCCGGGGCGTTGCTGAAGCCGGGCGATTTCGACTGGGTGAAGATTCACGCCGGAGGGGTTCGCTGGTTCCATTCGGGAGGCATTTTCGCGGCCCTGTCGGAGACGACATCGGAGCTGATCCTCGAGGGGATGCAGGCTGCCAGGGCTGCGGGGGCGATCAACTCGTTCGATCTCAACTACCGGGCGAAGCTGTGGGCCCCGATCGGCGGTCTGCCGCGTGCTCAGCAGGTTTTGCGGAAGATCGTCGGCAACGTGGACGCCCTGATCGGCAACGAGGAGGACTTGCAGAAAGGTTTGGGCATCCAGGGACCTGAGGTTGCCTCCAAGTCGAAGCTGGATGCGGACACGTTCTTCACGATGATCGAGCGGGTCGTCGAGCGGTTCCCGAACGTGAAGATGGTGGCGACCACGCTGCGGGAGGTTCACTCGACCAATCGGCATGATTGGGCGGCGGTGTTGTGGTTGGACGGCCGGCGGTACGTCACCCCCACCTGCCAGCTTGACGTTATTGACCGGATCGGGGGCGGCGACGGTTTCGCGGCGGGCCTGCTGTACGGTCTGCTGGCCGGCCGCCCACCGGAGGAAGCCCTGCGGCTGGGCTGGGCTCACGGTGCCCTGCTGACCACGTTCCCCGGCGACGTGACCATGGCGAAGCTCGAGGAGGTCGAGGCGTTCGCCAAAGGCTGTTCGGCGCGAGTGCAGAGGTGAGGTGGAGCGGTCAGGGGTCGGCGGTCAGCGGCCGGCGGTCAGCGGTCAGCGATCAGCGGTCGGCTGCCTGAGCGGCTGAAGGGAGCTTCATAGCCCTGAGTTGGACGGGGGGGCACGGGGCCAAAGCACGCACATCCTTGCGGTTTCCCGGACCAGTTCATCTCACCGTGGCGTCTGCCGGCCAGATCGGAGGAGGGCTTGTCGGGCGGATGGGCGTCAGGGTTTGGGGCGAAACGA
Above is a genomic segment from Phycisphaerae bacterium containing:
- a CDS encoding sugar kinase, with the protein product MAGLKVRQDACDLDFLALGAVVHRLDPGVIPFRKARSVAIHVSGGEYNVAAGLADCFRLRTGIATAMVDYGIGELVQGRVREMGVKPFYKWFEHDGVRGPNIATVYSDRGQGVRPPVVFYNRSNEAGALLKPGDFDWVKIHAGGVRWFHSGGIFAALSETTSELILEGMQAARAAGAINSFDLNYRAKLWAPIGGLPRAQQVLRKIVGNVDALIGNEEDLQKGLGIQGPEVASKSKLDADTFFTMIERVVERFPNVKMVATTLREVHSTNRHDWAAVLWLDGRRYVTPTCQLDVIDRIGGGDGFAAGLLYGLLAGRPPEEALRLGWAHGALLTTFPGDVTMAKLEEVEAFAKGCSARVQR